A genome region from Archaeoglobus fulgidus DSM 4304 includes the following:
- a CDS encoding TIGR00269 family protein — protein MITCSKCSRRAVIFQRHANRHLCKRHFIEDFERRVKLAVKKYDMIQKGDRIAIALSGGKDSVTLAFVLNKLYGFRSDLEFFAITIDEGIAGYRPPTVEIARKVTEQLGMEHLVVSFEENFGMTLDEMVKRGDKKPCTYCGVFRKYLLNRTAREMGATKLATGHNLDDETQTILLNFLNADMERMARLVPQRVQEGLVVRIKPFRYVYEKEVVVYGFLHELPMDFDECPYSHFPVRAAVRDFLYDFENKYPGRKFSVMSSFEKLIPCLKEIYPQIDLNRCERCGEPTPRRICQACKLLEELRGVD, from the coding sequence ATGATTACCTGCTCCAAGTGCAGCAGAAGGGCCGTAATTTTCCAGAGGCACGCTAATAGGCACCTCTGCAAGAGGCACTTCATAGAGGACTTCGAGAGGAGGGTGAAGCTTGCTGTTAAGAAGTACGACATGATACAGAAGGGAGACAGGATTGCCATCGCCCTCAGTGGGGGTAAGGACAGCGTAACTCTCGCCTTCGTTCTGAACAAGCTCTATGGGTTCAGGAGTGATCTGGAGTTTTTTGCCATAACCATCGACGAAGGCATCGCTGGCTACCGCCCTCCGACGGTTGAGATTGCGAGGAAGGTTACCGAGCAGCTTGGCATGGAGCATCTCGTGGTCTCCTTTGAGGAGAACTTTGGAATGACGTTGGATGAGATGGTGAAGAGGGGGGACAAGAAGCCCTGCACCTACTGCGGAGTCTTCAGAAAGTATCTGCTGAACAGAACAGCGAGGGAGATGGGAGCGACGAAGCTTGCAACGGGCCACAACCTTGACGATGAAACTCAGACCATTCTGCTAAACTTCCTCAATGCGGACATGGAGAGGATGGCAAGGCTTGTTCCGCAGAGGGTTCAGGAAGGTTTGGTTGTGAGGATCAAGCCCTTCCGCTACGTTTACGAGAAGGAGGTTGTGGTTTACGGATTTTTGCATGAGCTTCCTATGGACTTCGACGAGTGCCCCTACAGCCACTTCCCAGTGAGGGCTGCTGTCAGGGATTTCCTATACGATTTCGAGAATAAGTATCCGGGGAGGAAGTTCTCGGTCATGAGCAGCTTTGAAAAGCTAATTCCCTGTCTCAAGGAGATTTATCCGCAGATTGACCTCAACAGGTGTGAGAGGTGCGGTGAGCCCACACCAAGGCGAATATGTCAGGCGTGCAAGCTGCTTGAGGAGCTCAGGGGCGTAGATTAA
- a CDS encoding transcriptional regulator produces MTEGELSKAGGVDWGSLSTHLSRLEKKGYVERRRVITNKGVRTIVKITETDTKHTC; encoded by the coding sequence ATGACTGAGGGGGAATTGTCAAAAGCTGGAGGTGTCGATTGGGGCAGCTTAAGCACGCATCTGTCGAGATTGGAGAAGAAGGGTTATGTGGAGAGGAGAAGGGTTATTACGAACAAGGGTGTGAGGACCATTGTAAAAATCACTGAAACCGATACAAAGCATACGTGTTAA
- a CDS encoding DUF4234 domain-containing protein — protein MVTKRSLLKLYLLGIVTLGIYFIYWLVMVKRELNSLGANIPTCWLLIIPIANIYWLYKFAEGFVKVLKPGESAVLYFLLFWLVSIIMPAIVQSELNKLAERGG, from the coding sequence ATGGTAACAAAAAGAAGTCTTTTGAAGCTGTACCTTCTCGGAATAGTTACCCTCGGAATATACTTCATCTACTGGCTGGTTATGGTGAAGAGGGAGCTGAACAGTCTCGGAGCCAACATTCCGACATGCTGGCTTCTGATAATTCCGATAGCAAACATATACTGGCTTTACAAATTTGCGGAAGGATTCGTAAAGGTCCTGAAGCCGGGAGAGAGCGCTGTGCTGTACTTCCTACTCTTCTGGTTGGTCAGCATCATCATGCCGGCAATAGTTCAGTCCGAGCTGAACAAGCTTGCGGAGCGCGGCGGGTAA
- the trpA gene encoding tryptophan synthase subunit alpha, whose product MIDRSLIVFFTACYPTAEKTVEFMLTAAESGADVIELGVPFSDPVADGKTIQESYVRALRNFRVERVFEIAKAFRAESDKPLVLMSYYNPIYRRGVESFVEKAYSSGIDAMLVVDLPYDEAGDFVEVCSRTGMKNVFLAAPNTPEDRLRAMDELSAFVYLVSTYGVTGERDRISPLAFEALKRAKGICRKPVAVGFGVSKADHVRQLISAGADGVVVGSAFVRLINEKGERATEDIRALTENLRSGLV is encoded by the coding sequence ATGATTGACAGGTCGCTGATAGTTTTCTTCACGGCCTGCTATCCAACTGCTGAGAAAACTGTTGAGTTCATGCTCACTGCCGCTGAATCCGGTGCTGACGTTATCGAGCTTGGTGTGCCCTTCAGCGACCCGGTGGCTGACGGCAAAACAATTCAGGAGTCCTACGTCAGGGCTCTGAGGAACTTCAGGGTTGAGCGGGTTTTCGAGATTGCGAAGGCCTTCAGGGCTGAGTCGGACAAACCGCTCGTGCTGATGAGCTACTACAATCCAATCTACCGCAGGGGTGTGGAGAGCTTTGTGGAGAAAGCCTACTCCTCAGGGATAGACGCCATGCTCGTTGTTGACTTGCCCTACGACGAGGCCGGAGACTTTGTGGAGGTTTGCAGCAGAACTGGGATGAAGAACGTTTTTCTGGCTGCTCCAAACACGCCTGAAGATAGGCTGAGGGCGATGGACGAGCTTTCAGCTTTCGTTTATCTGGTTTCGACCTACGGTGTTACGGGAGAGAGGGACAGAATCTCCCCGCTTGCCTTTGAAGCGCTGAAGAGGGCTAAGGGCATCTGCAGGAAGCCAGTAGCTGTCGGATTTGGGGTGTCAAAGGCCGATCATGTGAGACAGCTAATCAGCGCGGGGGCGGATGGGGTTGTTGTTGGAAGCGCCTTTGTTCGGCTGATAAATGAGAAAGGGGAGCGTGCAACTGAGGACATAAGGGCTCTGACAGAGAACCTGAGAAGCGGTTTGGTTTGA
- the trpB gene encoding tryptophan synthase subunit beta, whose translation MKFGEFGGRFVPEVLIPPLEELEKAYDRFKDDEEFKARLEYYLKSYAGRPTPLYFAENLSRELGVKIYLKREDLLHGGAHKINNTIGQALLAKFMGKKRVIAETGAGQHGVATAMAAALLGLEAEIYMGAEDYERQKMNVFRMELLGAKVTAVESGSRTLKDAINEALRDWVESFEHTHYLIGSVVGPHPFPTIVRDFQAVIGKEARRQIIEAEGGMPDAIIACVGGGSNAMGIFHPFLNDDVRLIGVEAGGEGIESGRHSASLTAGSKGVLHGMLSYFLQDEEGMMLDTHSVSAGLDYPGVGPEHAYLKETGRCEYVTVNDEEALRAFKTLSKLEGIIPALESAHAIAYAMKMAEEMQRDDVLVVNLSGRGDKDMDIVRRRLA comes from the coding sequence ATGAAGTTCGGTGAGTTTGGCGGAAGATTTGTTCCGGAGGTTCTTATTCCACCTCTGGAGGAGCTTGAAAAAGCTTATGACAGGTTTAAGGATGATGAGGAGTTCAAAGCAAGGCTGGAATACTACCTCAAAAGCTACGCGGGGAGGCCAACTCCCCTCTACTTTGCAGAGAATCTCAGCAGAGAGCTTGGAGTGAAAATTTACCTGAAGAGGGAGGATTTGCTTCACGGCGGGGCGCACAAAATCAACAACACAATCGGCCAGGCTCTGCTGGCCAAATTCATGGGGAAGAAGAGGGTTATCGCAGAAACCGGCGCTGGGCAGCATGGTGTGGCAACGGCAATGGCGGCAGCCCTTCTTGGACTGGAGGCGGAGATTTACATGGGGGCTGAGGATTACGAGAGGCAGAAGATGAACGTTTTCAGGATGGAGCTGCTTGGGGCGAAGGTTACAGCAGTAGAGAGTGGAAGCAGAACGCTGAAGGATGCGATAAATGAGGCCCTTCGGGACTGGGTTGAGAGCTTCGAGCACACCCACTACCTCATCGGCTCGGTTGTGGGGCCACATCCTTTCCCCACCATCGTGAGGGACTTTCAGGCCGTTATCGGGAAGGAGGCGAGGAGGCAGATTATTGAGGCTGAGGGAGGGATGCCGGACGCCATCATCGCCTGCGTTGGAGGGGGCAGCAACGCCATGGGAATCTTCCATCCCTTCCTGAACGATGACGTTAGGCTGATAGGTGTTGAGGCTGGCGGGGAGGGGATTGAGAGCGGCAGGCATTCAGCATCCCTTACAGCGGGAAGTAAGGGTGTGCTTCACGGCATGCTGTCCTACTTCCTGCAGGATGAGGAGGGGATGATGCTCGACACCCACAGCGTTTCTGCCGGGCTTGACTATCCCGGAGTTGGGCCTGAGCATGCCTACTTGAAGGAGACAGGGAGGTGTGAGTACGTAACGGTGAACGATGAGGAGGCTTTGAGAGCATTCAAGACGCTTTCAAAGCTTGAGGGGATAATTCCCGCCCTGGAATCTGCTCACGCCATTGCCTACGCGATGAAAATGGCTGAGGAGATGCAGAGAGACGACGTTCTGGTGGTGAACCTTTCTGGCAGAGGGGATAAGGACATGGACATCGTGAGGAGGAGGTTGGCATGA
- a CDS encoding phosphoribosylanthranilate isomerase, whose translation MMVKVCGVKSLKELDAVERYADFTGVVVKSDSKRCVELDVAKELIGSSSIPVFAVSTASSYAEWEEILAKTECSFAQVHSEMPLEDFERLKAEVKVMKAFIVEGPAEKIAAKIELYSPHLILLDSGCGSGKTHDWNVSKALAERYGVFLAGGLNLDNVREAIRFVRPMGVDVSSGVERDGLKDEMLVREFVRRAKNEVR comes from the coding sequence ATGATGGTTAAGGTTTGCGGTGTTAAAAGCCTGAAGGAGCTTGATGCTGTGGAGAGGTATGCAGATTTCACCGGGGTTGTTGTTAAAAGCGATTCAAAGAGGTGCGTGGAGCTTGATGTGGCTAAAGAGCTTATCGGGAGCTCATCCATTCCGGTTTTTGCGGTGTCAACTGCAAGCAGCTACGCGGAATGGGAGGAAATTCTCGCAAAGACGGAATGCAGCTTCGCCCAGGTTCACTCCGAAATGCCGCTGGAGGATTTTGAGAGGCTGAAGGCGGAGGTTAAGGTCATGAAGGCCTTTATTGTTGAAGGCCCGGCTGAAAAGATCGCTGCCAAGATTGAACTCTACTCCCCTCACCTCATTCTCCTCGATTCGGGGTGCGGGAGCGGAAAAACTCACGACTGGAATGTTAGCAAGGCTCTGGCGGAGAGATACGGCGTTTTTCTGGCCGGAGGGCTTAATTTGGACAACGTGAGGGAGGCGATAAGGTTCGTGAGGCCCATGGGCGTTGACGTCTCGTCCGGAGTGGAGAGAGACGGGCTTAAGGATGAGATGCTGGTTAGAGAATTTGTCAGGAGGGCGAAAAATGAAGTTCGGTGA
- a CDS encoding anthranilate synthase component II: protein MIVVVDCKDSFVYNLVEYISLFDKVRVVEKESAGLLRKMSFDGVVISPGPGKPDRSLEFVFKMGVPVLGVCLGHQMIAEVFGGKVGRVEPVHGKTSLVEHDGRGIFKGVRNPLRAGRYHSLAVLEPPEGFEVCAKSEDGVVMGLRRGKIHGVQFHPESVLTEDGVRMIRNFVEMCHDG from the coding sequence ATGATAGTCGTTGTTGACTGCAAGGACTCCTTCGTTTACAATCTCGTGGAGTACATCTCTCTGTTCGACAAGGTAAGGGTTGTTGAGAAGGAGAGTGCTGGATTGCTGAGAAAAATGAGCTTTGACGGTGTGGTGATTTCCCCCGGACCGGGAAAGCCGGACAGGAGCCTTGAATTCGTCTTTAAAATGGGCGTTCCTGTGCTCGGCGTCTGCCTCGGCCATCAGATGATTGCGGAGGTTTTTGGAGGGAAAGTGGGGAGGGTTGAGCCCGTTCACGGCAAAACTTCACTTGTTGAGCATGACGGCAGAGGGATTTTTAAAGGGGTGAGAAATCCGCTCAGGGCGGGGAGATATCACTCACTCGCCGTTCTTGAACCGCCAGAAGGCTTTGAGGTGTGTGCAAAAAGTGAAGATGGAGTGGTGATGGGCTTGAGGAGGGGTAAAATACACGGCGTGCAGTTCCATCCGGAGAGCGTGCTTACAGAGGACGGTGTGAGGATGATTAGGAACTTCGTGGAGATGTGCCATGATGGTTAA
- a CDS encoding anthranilate synthase component I, whose translation MQKHEYVNPVKLYSAIRDEKFPFILESAEKSGRARYTYISFNPLYTVRVGSRTRVDGEVISKISDPFDALNEIHVKGLLVGYVAYEAVKNYIGKKPQTPSVFGCYDGYFVYDHYLRKLFSVNVENADKIVERAKRVEVEQVRGNSEVLRAGSREKFEKMVERGKEQIFEGEVYQIVLSREYVVDTDLSPFQMYLNLRETNPSPYMFLLEFDRALIGSSPETMGRVEGNSFIINPIAGTARREAGREKEIAEKLLSDEKERAEHVMLVDLARNDVRKVCRAGSVRVSRFMEVVEYPSVLHIESEVVGELKAGVTHFDAMKATFPAGTVTGAPKLRAIELIDEIEGDCRGVYAGAVGYFSENVSDLAIAIRMIEFDGKARIRAGAGIVADSVPEREFFETENKIARVLRAVGL comes from the coding sequence ATGCAAAAGCACGAGTATGTAAACCCGGTGAAGCTCTACTCAGCCATAAGAGACGAGAAATTTCCGTTCATTCTCGAATCCGCGGAGAAGAGCGGCAGGGCGAGATACACATACATATCCTTCAACCCCCTCTACACGGTAAGGGTCGGCAGCAGAACCAGGGTTGATGGGGAGGTTATTTCAAAAATCTCGGACCCCTTCGATGCGCTGAATGAGATTCACGTTAAGGGATTGCTTGTCGGCTACGTTGCCTACGAGGCGGTGAAGAACTATATTGGCAAGAAGCCCCAAACCCCGTCGGTTTTTGGCTGCTACGATGGTTACTTCGTTTACGACCACTACCTGAGAAAGCTCTTCAGCGTAAACGTTGAGAACGCGGATAAGATTGTCGAGAGGGCGAAGAGGGTAGAGGTTGAGCAAGTGAGGGGGAATTCGGAGGTCCTGAGGGCCGGAAGCAGGGAGAAGTTTGAGAAGATGGTGGAGAGAGGGAAGGAGCAGATTTTCGAGGGCGAGGTTTACCAGATTGTGCTTTCAAGGGAGTATGTTGTTGATACGGATTTGAGCCCTTTCCAGATGTATCTGAATTTGAGGGAGACGAATCCGAGCCCCTACATGTTCCTGCTTGAGTTCGACAGGGCCCTGATCGGCTCAAGCCCGGAGACGATGGGAAGGGTTGAGGGAAACAGCTTCATAATCAACCCGATTGCCGGAACCGCCAGGAGGGAGGCGGGAAGGGAGAAAGAGATTGCTGAAAAGCTCCTCAGCGATGAGAAGGAGAGGGCTGAGCACGTCATGCTTGTTGACCTAGCCAGAAACGACGTGAGGAAGGTTTGCAGAGCAGGGAGCGTTAGAGTTTCGAGGTTCATGGAGGTTGTGGAGTATCCGAGCGTTCTGCACATCGAAAGCGAGGTTGTTGGAGAGCTGAAGGCGGGAGTGACGCACTTCGACGCTATGAAAGCCACCTTTCCCGCAGGAACCGTTACCGGAGCGCCGAAACTGAGGGCGATTGAGCTCATAGACGAAATTGAGGGGGATTGCAGAGGGGTTTACGCTGGTGCTGTTGGCTACTTCAGCGAGAATGTTTCTGATCTGGCCATTGCAATCAGGATGATTGAGTTCGACGGAAAGGCGAGGATAAGGGCAGGTGCGGGGATAGTTGCGGACTCCGTTCCTGAAAGGGAGTTTTTCGAGACGGAAAACAAGATAGCGAGGGTTTTGAGGGCGGTTGGGCTATGA
- the trpD gene encoding anthranilate phosphoribosyltransferase — protein MIEDVLRGLDFDKAYELAKTLPELDEIKIAAVLAALEAKGYGAEVIAGFAKGVAEKSKIEIGKVMDTCGTGGDKTSSINVSTAVAIALSTVHPVAKHGNRAVSSKSGSADVLEALGVRIEMDEERARKMIAETNFAFLFAPLYHKSFARVAAVRRNLGIRTIFNVTGPLTNPARPEVQIVGVASEILLVEVAKAMSLLGRRAVVVYGSGMDEVNPNSSTDIAVVNGGVERLKLEPEDFGIERCRVLPCSSSGESAERIRAVFSGKGLKEDRRLIAINFATALFALGYEDLKENVEIFEEKVQSGELARKLEEIACKSTSM, from the coding sequence ATGATAGAGGATGTTTTGAGGGGGCTGGACTTCGATAAGGCCTACGAGCTCGCAAAAACGCTGCCCGAACTTGATGAAATCAAGATTGCAGCAGTTCTCGCAGCTCTGGAGGCTAAGGGCTACGGTGCAGAGGTAATCGCCGGGTTCGCGAAGGGGGTTGCAGAGAAGTCCAAAATCGAGATCGGCAAGGTTATGGACACCTGCGGGACGGGAGGAGACAAAACGAGCTCGATAAACGTAAGCACGGCTGTTGCTATTGCGCTGTCAACAGTCCATCCCGTTGCAAAGCACGGAAACAGAGCAGTCAGCTCCAAAAGCGGTTCGGCTGACGTTCTGGAAGCTCTCGGTGTGAGAATTGAGATGGATGAAGAGAGGGCGAGGAAAATGATTGCCGAAACCAACTTTGCCTTCCTCTTCGCCCCCCTTTACCACAAAAGCTTTGCAAGGGTTGCCGCTGTGAGAAGAAATCTGGGGATACGGACGATTTTCAACGTCACTGGGCCTTTAACCAACCCCGCAAGGCCTGAGGTGCAAATTGTCGGTGTGGCGAGTGAAATTCTGCTGGTTGAGGTTGCAAAGGCTATGTCGCTGCTCGGCAGAAGAGCGGTCGTGGTTTATGGCAGCGGTATGGACGAGGTCAACCCTAACAGCTCAACTGACATCGCCGTTGTTAATGGCGGAGTTGAGAGGCTTAAACTTGAGCCGGAGGATTTCGGCATCGAGAGGTGCAGAGTTTTGCCATGCAGCAGCAGCGGGGAGTCGGCTGAGAGGATAAGGGCTGTGTTCAGCGGAAAGGGGCTGAAGGAGGACAGAAGGCTCATTGCCATAAACTTTGCAACCGCACTGTTTGCCCTCGGCTATGAGGACCTGAAGGAGAACGTTGAGATTTTTGAGGAAAAGGTTCAGAGCGGGGAGCTTGCGAGAAAGCTGGAGGAAATCGCATGCAAAAGCACGAGTATGTAA
- a CDS encoding extracellular solute-binding protein has product MLEEPIEVILACKAFLGKSVDDWSDETMQEVKEALIRQKPYLAAYAGANVYVEGLKNGSIYVAHAYNGDIVRLQDEEGVDQASFAIPEEGGTIWTDNMCIPKDAENVELAHEFINFMLDPEVSGRNSDYIKYASPVKEARNYVSEEVLENPAVYVPEDLMKKLWFTPQLDEEARRKIENLMIEVKASTVKPEGGIPGFEVGAALTALGGSSLIRKFR; this is encoded by the coding sequence ATGCTTGAGGAGCCGATTGAGGTTATACTGGCGTGCAAGGCCTTTCTCGGCAAAAGCGTTGACGATTGGAGCGACGAGACGATGCAGGAGGTTAAGGAAGCTCTTATAAGACAGAAGCCCTATCTCGCAGCCTACGCCGGAGCAAACGTTTACGTTGAGGGGCTGAAGAACGGAAGCATCTACGTAGCCCACGCCTACAACGGAGACATCGTAAGGCTTCAGGATGAGGAGGGAGTTGATCAGGCGAGCTTTGCAATTCCGGAGGAGGGCGGAACGATATGGACGGACAACATGTGCATTCCGAAAGATGCCGAGAACGTGGAGCTTGCTCACGAGTTCATAAACTTCATGCTCGACCCTGAGGTCTCAGGCAGAAACTCTGACTACATAAAGTACGCCTCACCCGTAAAAGAGGCGAGAAACTACGTCAGCGAGGAGGTGCTTGAAAACCCGGCAGTTTACGTTCCCGAAGACCTGATGAAGAAGCTTTGGTTCACACCTCAGCTGGATGAAGAAGCGAGGAGGAAGATAGAAAATCTCATGATTGAGGTTAAGGCCAGCACAGTAAAGCCTGAAGGAGGCATTCCGGGATTTGAGGTCGGTGCAGCCTTAACGGCTCTCGGTGGATCATCTCTTATCAGAAAGTTTAGGTGA
- a CDS encoding ABC transporter substrate-binding protein codes for MPRLTRRRFIGLAAGVAGMTLFGGLRMPKARAAENSLKIWNWSYYIDEALLDEFAAHAGIPRENIVYDEYDDPNVVLSRLEAGKSGYDVVIIPDYILDVAIKEGLLMELNKSLIPNYPHLDEKFKSTPYDPEGRYSAVYMWGTTGFGYRSDLAEKVTTLRQIFDPDYGYLKKYSQEDNDA; via the coding sequence ATGCCAAGACTGACGAGAAGGCGTTTTATCGGTCTTGCTGCTGGAGTGGCGGGAATGACGCTTTTTGGAGGCCTGAGAATGCCAAAAGCCAGAGCCGCGGAGAACAGCCTTAAAATCTGGAACTGGAGCTACTACATTGATGAGGCTTTACTCGATGAATTTGCAGCCCACGCAGGAATTCCAAGGGAGAACATAGTTTACGATGAATATGACGACCCAAACGTCGTCCTTTCGAGGCTTGAGGCTGGGAAGAGCGGATACGATGTTGTCATCATCCCCGACTACATCCTTGACGTGGCGATAAAGGAGGGATTGCTCATGGAGCTTAACAAGAGCCTGATTCCCAATTACCCTCACCTTGACGAGAAGTTCAAATCAACTCCCTACGACCCGGAAGGCAGGTACAGCGCTGTTTACATGTGGGGCACGACTGGTTTCGGATACAGATCCGATTTGGCGGAGAAGGTCACAACCCTCAGGCAGATTTTTGACCCCGACTACGGCTACCTGAAGAAGTACAGCCAAGAAGATAACGATGCTTGA
- a CDS encoding ABC transporter permease, translated as MILRAFTIAVFAFLYIPIVIMIALSFYDDGFTLRNYQALLEDREIVSAFFNSIGVALLSTIISVILGTLAAYAFMRDQISFSALFYPPIIIPEITEAVSLLLFFIVLGFPLGFYSVLIGHTAFNIAFVFVIVSARGANLRREFEEASYILGANEFQTFRKVTLPLLMPGIIAASLIAFTLSWDNFIKTVFTTGPGFETLPLIIWSQAARGVVSPTINALASLMIVISLLLSYIYVRITVSER; from the coding sequence ATGATTCTGAGGGCTTTCACCATTGCAGTCTTCGCCTTCCTCTACATCCCCATCGTGATCATGATAGCCCTCTCCTTCTACGATGACGGCTTTACGCTGAGGAACTATCAGGCCCTTCTGGAGGACAGGGAGATTGTCAGCGCATTCTTCAACAGCATAGGCGTCGCCTTGCTGTCCACCATCATCTCTGTAATTCTCGGAACACTCGCGGCTTACGCCTTCATGCGAGATCAGATCTCATTCAGCGCCCTTTTCTACCCTCCGATAATAATACCCGAAATCACGGAGGCCGTTTCGCTTTTGCTCTTTTTCATAGTTCTCGGCTTCCCCCTCGGCTTTTACTCAGTCCTGATAGGCCACACCGCCTTCAACATAGCCTTCGTTTTCGTGATAGTTTCGGCAAGAGGCGCTAACCTCAGAAGGGAGTTCGAGGAAGCCTCGTACATACTCGGAGCCAACGAGTTTCAGACCTTCAGGAAGGTAACTCTGCCACTTCTCATGCCCGGAATAATCGCAGCTTCGCTCATAGCCTTCACTCTCTCATGGGACAACTTCATAAAGACCGTATTCACCACCGGGCCGGGATTCGAGACTCTCCCGTTAATCATATGGTCTCAGGCCGCGAGAGGTGTTGTAAGCCCTACAATAAACGCCCTCGCCTCTCTGATGATTGTAATCTCCCTTCTTCTGTCTTATATTTACGTCAGAATCACTGTGAGCGAGAGGTAA
- a CDS encoding ABC transporter permease gives MKKLSLPSIIFLLAFFYIPFAIVILYAFGYPEFTLKHFRDVLNPLYASYILNSAIIAFLTTAICLAIAYPVAYYIALKAGKWKNALLIAVILPFWISFLLRTYALMTILSKLGIMFTFTAVMVGMVYDYLPFMILPLYTAMERMNVSTIEASYVLGADPIKTFLKVVMPLSRQGMIAGIFLVFVPALGEFVVPAMLGGVSASTLGTLTWELFIRYHNWWKGSALSVIYLAVVFAFTAYYIKRAGRLEL, from the coding sequence ATGAAGAAACTATCCCTCCCCTCAATCATCTTCCTTCTCGCTTTCTTCTACATTCCATTCGCCATCGTCATACTTTACGCTTTTGGCTATCCCGAATTCACGCTAAAGCACTTCAGAGACGTGCTCAATCCTCTTTACGCCAGCTACATCCTCAACTCAGCCATCATCGCCTTTCTGACCACAGCAATCTGTCTTGCAATTGCCTACCCCGTTGCGTACTACATAGCCCTTAAGGCCGGAAAGTGGAAAAATGCCCTGCTCATCGCGGTAATACTGCCCTTCTGGATTAGCTTTCTCCTCAGAACATACGCCCTGATGACGATTCTCTCGAAGCTGGGCATAATGTTCACCTTCACCGCGGTGATGGTTGGAATGGTTTACGACTACCTTCCCTTTATGATCCTGCCCCTATACACCGCAATGGAAAGGATGAACGTCTCGACAATCGAGGCTTCATACGTGCTCGGCGCAGACCCGATAAAAACCTTTTTAAAGGTGGTAATGCCTCTCTCAAGGCAGGGGATGATTGCAGGCATTTTTCTCGTTTTCGTTCCGGCCCTCGGCGAGTTCGTCGTACCAGCGATGCTTGGCGGGGTTTCAGCATCCACGCTCGGAACGCTCACGTGGGAGCTATTCATCAGATACCACAACTGGTGGAAGGGCTCTGCTCTCTCGGTCATTTACCTGGCTGTTGTGTTTGCCTTCACAGCTTACTATATAAAGAGGGCGGGGAGGCTGGAGCTATGA